CGCTGTGGTTCGGGCTGCTGGCCGGCGTCGGTGCCTCGGCCACCTTCGGGCCGCTGGTGGCCGACATCTCGCACTGGTTCGTACGCCGCCGCGGCCTGGCCATGGGCATCGCCATCAGTGGCAGCTACGTGGCCGGCGCCATCTGGCCGCCGGTGATGCAGAAACTGATCGACGCCCAGGGCTGGCGTGCCGCACTCGGTGATGTCGGCCTCTTTGCCCTGTTCGCCATGCTGCCGCTGGCCATGCTGCTTTATCGCCGGCCGCCCGAGATGGCCACTGGCGGCCTGGGCGAAGAAGCCCTGGCGGCCCGGCCGCTGGGCTTTTCGCGCCTCACCCTGCAAAGCCTGGTCTGCTGCGCCGGCATCGGCTGTTGTGCCGCCATGGCGATGCCCCAGGTGCACATCGTGCCCTACATCGTCGACCTCGACCACGCCGCCGCCCGCGGCGCCGAGATGCTGGCCCTGATGCTGGGCTTCGGCGTCATCAGCCGGCTCACCTCGGGCTGGATCTCGGACCGCATCGGCGGCCTGCGCACCTTGCTGCTGGGCTCGGTGGCCCAGTGCCTGGTGCTGGCCGCTTTCATGCTGGCCGAAGAGCTGACCACGTTCTATGCCCTCTCCGTCGCCTTCGGGCTGGCCCAGGGCGGCATCGTGCCCTCGTATGCCATGATCATCAGGCGCTACTTTCCCGCCGGCGAAGCGGCCTGGCGCATCAGCCTGGCGTTGCTGTTCACCGTCATCGGCATGGCACTGGGGGGCTGGATGGCCGGCGCGCTCTACGACCTGACGGGCAGCTACACGATCTCATTCCTCAACGCCATCGGCTTCAACCTGATGAACATGGCGATTGCCCTGACACTGCTACGGCGCCACCGCCGCCGGCACAGCCGGGTTTTAGTTTAGGAGACGCTTGAGCTCGTGTTTCTGGATCTTGCCCGTGGCGGTGAGGGGGAAATCGTCTAGCCACATTAGCCTTACCGGCACCTTGAAAGACGCCAGGTGCTGTTTGCAATGCGCCGTGATCTCTTCGTCGGCGGGCCGAACCGCCCCCTCGGCAGGCTGCAAGAACGCCACCACCTCTTCGCCGAATAGCTCGTTCGCTGCCCCCACCACGGCGGCCAGGCCGACGCCCGGGTGCATGTAAAGCACGTCTTCCACTTCGGTCGAATATATGTTCTCGCCGCCGCGGATGATCATGTCCTTCTGGCGGTCGACAAGGTAAAGAAATCCCTCGTCGTCGAGGTAGCCGAGATCGCCGGTGTGCAGCCAGCCGCCGCGCAAGGTCTCGGCACTGGCGTGGGCGTTGTTGAGATAGCCCCGCATCATGTTGGGGCCTTGGCTGATCAGCTCGCCCACCGTGCCCGGCATCACGTCCCGGTCGGCGGCATCGACCACG
This portion of the Alphaproteobacteria bacterium genome encodes:
- a CDS encoding MFS transporter, producing the protein MNQPSRAAGGRPIYPFVRLAAALALMTIGAAPMYASIMILGPLAQEFGISRGLASLPYMVFMIGFGTGGVAIGRLTDRFGIMAPALLAALLLAAGLGLAARAGGVWEIALWFGLLAGVGASATFGPLVADISHWFVRRRGLAMGIAISGSYVAGAIWPPVMQKLIDAQGWRAALGDVGLFALFAMLPLAMLLYRRPPEMATGGLGEEALAARPLGFSRLTLQSLVCCAGIGCCAAMAMPQVHIVPYIVDLDHAAARGAEMLALMLGFGVISRLTSGWISDRIGGLRTLLLGSVAQCLVLAAFMLAEELTTFYALSVAFGLAQGGIVPSYAMIIRRYFPAGEAAWRISLALLFTVIGMALGGWMAGALYDLTGSYTISFLNAIGFNLMNMAIALTLLRRHRRRHSRVLV